In a genomic window of Fusobacterium sp. FSA-380-WT-3A:
- a CDS encoding formate--tetrahydrofolate ligase, with protein sequence MKTDIQIAQEANLLPISKIAEKLGLTEDDYELYGKYKAKIDFNLLNKLEKKENGKLVLVTAITPTPAGEGKSTVTVGLTQALNRMGYNSMAALREPSLGPVFGIKGGATGGGYSQVVPMEDINLHFTGDLHAIGVAHNLIAAVIDNHIKFGNKLNIDITKITWKRVVDMNDRALRNTVIGLGGSASGIPRENSFQITVASEIMASLCLANSLKDLKEKISRIIFGYDLSGKPLTIKDLNITGAVTALLKDAIKPNLVQTLENTPVLIHGGPFANIAHGCNSLIATKLALKLSDYTITEAGFAADLGAEKFLDIKCRQGKLSPNCVVIVATVRALKHHGGAKELNVENLEALSKGLENLDKHIENMKKYNLPVVVAMNRFLTDTEAEFDLIRERCKVQNVPVALCDVWANGGAGGEELAKLVIEEIEKNKEEYKPLYELSKSPKEKIETIVKEIYGGSGVTFSAKAKKMLALIGENGYNELPICMSKTQKSLSDKANLLGRPTGFTVEINEVKIAAGAGFIIAMAGDIIDMPGLPKVPAAETIDIDEFGKISGLF encoded by the coding sequence ATGAAAACAGATATCCAAATAGCTCAAGAAGCAAACCTTTTACCAATTAGTAAAATAGCTGAAAAATTAGGACTTACTGAAGATGATTATGAATTATATGGAAAGTATAAAGCAAAAATAGATTTTAATTTGTTAAATAAATTAGAAAAAAAAGAGAATGGAAAATTAGTTTTAGTAACAGCTATTACTCCAACTCCAGCTGGGGAAGGAAAATCAACTGTAACAGTAGGGCTTACTCAGGCTTTAAATAGAATGGGATATAATTCTATGGCAGCTCTTAGAGAACCATCTTTAGGACCTGTATTTGGAATAAAAGGAGGAGCTACAGGTGGAGGATATTCACAAGTTGTTCCTATGGAAGATATAAATCTTCATTTCACAGGAGATTTACATGCTATAGGAGTGGCTCATAATTTAATAGCAGCTGTAATAGATAATCACATAAAATTTGGGAATAAATTAAATATAGATATAACAAAAATAACTTGGAAAAGAGTTGTTGATATGAATGATAGAGCTTTAAGAAATACTGTGATAGGATTGGGAGGTTCTGCTTCTGGAATTCCTAGAGAAAATTCTTTCCAAATAACAGTTGCTTCAGAAATAATGGCTTCACTTTGTTTGGCAAACTCTTTAAAAGATTTAAAAGAAAAAATTTCTAGAATAATATTTGGTTATGATTTATCAGGAAAACCCCTTACTATTAAAGATTTAAATATAACAGGAGCTGTAACTGCTTTATTAAAAGATGCTATAAAACCAAATTTAGTTCAAACATTAGAAAATACTCCTGTATTAATTCATGGAGGACCTTTTGCTAATATAGCTCATGGATGTAACTCATTAATTGCCACAAAATTAGCTTTAAAATTAAGTGATTATACAATAACAGAGGCTGGGTTTGCTGCTGATTTAGGAGCTGAAAAATTTTTAGATATAAAATGTAGACAAGGAAAATTATCTCCTAATTGTGTAGTAATAGTAGCTACAGTAAGGGCTTTAAAACATCATGGTGGAGCAAAAGAGTTAAATGTTGAAAACTTGGAGGCTTTATCAAAAGGACTTGAAAATTTAGATAAGCATATAGAAAATATGAAAAAATATAATCTTCCAGTAGTAGTAGCTATGAATAGATTTTTAACAGATACAGAAGCTGAGTTTGATTTAATAAGAGAAAGATGTAAAGTACAAAATGTTCCAGTGGCTCTTTGTGATGTATGGGCTAATGGTGGAGCTGGAGGAGAAGAATTAGCTAAATTAGTTATAGAGGAAATTGAGAAAAATAAAGAGGAATATAAACCACTTTATGAACTTTCAAAATCTCCAAAAGAAAAAATAGAGACTATTGTTAAAGAAATATATGGTGGAAGTGGAGTTACTTTCTCAGCAAAAGCTAAAAAGATGTTGGCTCTTATAGGAGAAAATGGATATAATGAATTACCTATTTGTATGTCAAAAACTCAAAAATCTTTATCAGATAAAGCTAATTTATTAGGAAGACCAACAGGATTTACAGTAGAAATAAATGAGGTTAAAATAGCAGCAGGAGCTGGATTTATAATAGCAATGGCTGGAGATATTATAGATATGCCTGGATTACCAAAAGTACCAGCAGCTGAAACTATTGATATTGATGAGTTTGGAAAAATCTCTGGATTATTCTAA
- a CDS encoding 4Fe-4S binding protein — MHVIDQETCVGCGACEGTCPVGAISANDNGKFTIGDTCIDCGACAGGCPVSAISAGE, encoded by the coding sequence ATGCACGTAATAGATCAAGAAACTTGTGTTGGATGTGGAGCTTGTGAAGGAACTTGCCCAGTTGGAGCAATATCAGCTAACGACAACGGAAAATTCACTATAGGAGATACTTGTATTGATTGTGGAGCTTGTGCTGGTGGATGTCCAGTTAGCGCTATATCTGCAGGAGAGTAA
- the recQ gene encoding DNA helicase RecQ, producing MKKEAIVLLKKIYGYDSFRKGQDYIVNSILNRRDTIGIMATGGGKSICYQIPSLIFDGVGIVISPLISLMKDQVDALKVLGIKAIYINSTLTKEEFIKAINELRYNNVKLLYLAPERITNEKFIKLIREINISFIAVDEAHCISQWGHDFRKSYLEIPKFIKAMNKKLPILALTATATPRVVEDIEKFLEMKNPFKYISGFDRENIFFKVEKSVISDAYISKYIRNHKNMSGIIYANTRKEVEGLYQYLKEVKGYNVGKYHAGLSKEERSEMQEAFLKDDIEIMVATNAFGMGIDKSNIRYVIHKNIPRDLESYYQEAGRAGRDGLPSEAILIFNEEDITTQEFFIEANEETSDEQRKIKRRKLDEMVRYANLNSCYREFILKYFGDKRIKNYCGNCGNCRNIKDVEDLTIEAKKVISCIGRAKEKIGTSTLINILLGKADTKIERKKLNEITTFGLMKEKNQEWLEEFVNFLIAENYIELTAGSFPIVQLNKNSFDILKNLKTIKRKVNEVISFDYYEDTLFKKLNFLRKKISEKEGVAPYIIFSDTSLLEMSEKKPRNRWEMLKIKGVGNQKFKNYGEEFLKTINEFTDEDIKKIKIDNFIDEKYLDIEKIENLKRDLNLKIDTDLLKDIIVKNLFL from the coding sequence ATGAAAAAAGAAGCAATAGTTTTATTGAAAAAAATATATGGATATGATTCTTTTAGAAAAGGACAAGATTATATAGTAAACAGTATTTTAAATAGAAGAGATACAATAGGAATAATGGCAACAGGTGGAGGGAAATCTATTTGTTATCAAATTCCCTCTTTGATTTTTGATGGGGTAGGAATTGTAATTTCTCCTTTAATTTCATTGATGAAAGACCAAGTAGATGCTTTAAAAGTTTTAGGGATAAAAGCTATATATATAAATTCTACTTTAACAAAGGAGGAGTTTATAAAAGCTATCAATGAATTGAGATACAATAATGTAAAACTTTTATATTTAGCTCCTGAAAGAATAACTAATGAAAAATTTATAAAATTGATAAGAGAAATAAATATCTCTTTTATAGCTGTAGATGAGGCTCATTGTATTTCACAGTGGGGACATGATTTTAGAAAAAGTTATTTGGAAATTCCCAAATTTATAAAAGCTATGAATAAAAAACTTCCAATATTAGCTTTGACAGCTACAGCAACTCCAAGGGTTGTAGAGGATATTGAAAAATTTTTAGAGATGAAAAATCCTTTTAAGTATATAAGTGGTTTTGATAGAGAAAATATATTTTTTAAAGTTGAAAAATCTGTTATATCTGATGCTTATATAAGTAAATATATTAGAAATCATAAAAATATGTCAGGAATAATTTATGCTAATACAAGAAAAGAAGTAGAAGGATTATATCAATATTTAAAAGAAGTAAAAGGATATAATGTAGGAAAATATCATGCTGGTCTTTCTAAAGAAGAGAGAAGTGAAATGCAAGAGGCTTTTTTAAAAGATGATATAGAGATAATGGTAGCTACTAATGCTTTTGGTATGGGGATAGATAAATCTAATATAAGATATGTTATTCATAAAAATATTCCTAGAGATTTGGAAAGTTATTACCAAGAAGCTGGAAGAGCTGGAAGAGACGGACTTCCAAGTGAAGCTATTTTAATTTTTAATGAGGAAGATATAACTACACAGGAATTTTTTATAGAAGCTAATGAGGAAACAAGTGATGAACAAAGAAAAATCAAGAGAAGGAAACTTGATGAGATGGTAAGATATGCCAATCTAAATAGTTGTTATAGGGAGTTTATATTAAAATATTTTGGAGATAAAAGAATAAAAAATTATTGTGGAAATTGTGGAAACTGTAGAAACATAAAAGATGTAGAGGATTTAACAATCGAGGCAAAAAAAGTAATATCTTGTATAGGTAGAGCTAAAGAAAAAATAGGGACTTCTACTTTGATTAATATTTTATTAGGAAAAGCTGATACTAAAATAGAGAGAAAAAAATTAAATGAGATAACAACCTTTGGATTGATGAAAGAAAAAAATCAAGAGTGGCTTGAAGAATTTGTAAATTTTTTAATAGCTGAAAATTATATAGAACTTACTGCTGGAAGTTTTCCAATCGTTCAATTAAACAAAAATTCTTTTGATATATTGAAAAATTTAAAAACAATAAAAAGAAAAGTAAATGAAGTAATATCATTTGATTATTATGAAGATACTTTATTTAAAAAATTAAATTTCTTAAGAAAAAAAATAAGTGAAAAAGAGGGAGTTGCTCCATATATAATATTTTCTGATACTTCTTTATTAGAAATGTCTGAAAAGAAACCTAGAAATAGATGGGAGATGTTAAAAATAAAAGGGGTAGGAAATCAGAAGTTTAAAAATTATGGAGAAGAATTTTTAAAAACTATAAATGAGTTTACAGATGAAGATATAAAAAAAATAAAAATTGACAATTTTATAGATGAAAAATATTTAGATATAGAAAAAATAGAAAATCTTAAAAGAGATTTAAATTTAAAAATAGATACAGACCTATTAAAAGATATTATAGTGAAAAATTTATTTTTATAA
- the mnmH gene encoding tRNA 2-selenouridine(34) synthase MnmH, producing the protein MREISFEDVLKLKNYILIDVRSPKEYKEELIPGAINIPSLLDDERAEVGTAYVRVSKEKAKEIGIEKISKRLPIIFKEINELSKKYDKLIFYCARGGMRSTTLEVLFNSLGYKTLKLEGGYKAYRQYVLNNIAARNENIKYIVLHGRTGEGKTKILEKLEERGYSVLNLEKLADHKGSFFGGLCEEKKQSQKRFDGEIFNYLVNNKKGYFLVESESKRIGDLYVPEPIYNCILTGTHIFISTSMENRVKVILEDYSKASIPELEECLLKVARYISKEKYNRYHSLLMENKLAELSEILMKEYYDPLYDKGIDKHTYELEINYSNIDEAIDKVIEFLKEKGYENE; encoded by the coding sequence ATGAGAGAAATTTCTTTTGAAGATGTTTTAAAATTAAAAAATTATATTTTAATAGATGTTAGAAGCCCAAAAGAATATAAAGAGGAACTTATTCCAGGAGCTATTAACATTCCATCTCTTTTAGATGATGAAAGAGCTGAAGTAGGTACTGCTTATGTTAGAGTTTCAAAGGAAAAAGCAAAAGAAATTGGAATTGAAAAAATTTCTAAAAGATTACCTATAATTTTTAAAGAAATTAATGAACTTTCTAAAAAATATGATAAACTTATTTTCTATTGTGCTAGAGGAGGAATGAGAAGTACAACTTTAGAGGTTCTTTTCAATAGTCTTGGTTATAAAACTCTTAAGTTAGAAGGTGGATACAAAGCTTATCGTCAATATGTTTTAAATAATATTGCTGCTAGAAATGAAAATATAAAATATATTGTTCTTCATGGAAGAACTGGAGAGGGAAAAACTAAGATTTTAGAAAAATTAGAGGAAAGAGGATATTCAGTTTTAAATTTAGAAAAGTTGGCTGACCATAAAGGTTCTTTCTTTGGGGGACTTTGTGAGGAAAAAAAACAAAGTCAAAAAAGATTTGATGGAGAAATTTTTAATTATCTAGTTAATAATAAAAAAGGTTATTTTTTAGTTGAAAGTGAAAGTAAAAGAATAGGTGACCTTTATGTTCCAGAGCCTATATATAACTGTATATTAACAGGTACTCATATTTTTATAAGTACATCTATGGAAAATAGAGTAAAAGTAATTTTAGAAGATTACTCAAAAGCCTCTATTCCTGAGTTAGAAGAATGTTTATTAAAAGTAGCTAGATATATAAGTAAAGAAAAATATAATAGATACCACTCTTTATTAATGGAAAATAAATTAGCTGAACTTAGCGAAATTCTTATGAAAGAATATTATGACCCTCTTTATGATAAAGGAATAGATAAACATACTTATGAATTAGAAATAAATTATTCTAACATTGACGAGGCAATTGATAAAGTAATTGAATTTTTAAAAGAAAAAGGATATGAAAATGAATAA
- a CDS encoding phosphoenolpyruvate carboxykinase (ATP), with amino-acid sequence MATKTYYKTEEIGANKPGFSRTRSIIEAAFYGNNVTKVTTVKEAYKLAKASPGTIVTDLPVYKGEEFGLEPDTKVLLFNDGPITGRFAAARRIIGDPDIDKERLDKTLMNAVYYTRFKKLYHAEAYIGLNPEFMVKAHLLIPEGEENIMYSWMLNFQYLSTEYLKMYKNSRVLPKESDIYIFSDPFWKGTRYVEAADPEYLTYFDPENNCAAILGMKYFGEFKKGTLTLAWAIANRQGYVSCHGGQKRYKLKNGDSYVASFFGLSGTGKSTLTHAKHDGKYDVTILHDDAFIINTETCSSIALEPTYFDKTNDYPAGSPANKYLLTVQNCSATLDEDGKVVIVTEDIRNGNGRAIKSKLWSPNRVDKIDEPVNAIFWLMKDPTLPPVVKLKGASLASVMGATLATKRSNAERLAKGVDPNALVVEPYANPFRTHPLSDDYNKFKKLVGDKNVDCYILNTGEFMGKKVKAQDTLGILEKIVDKEAVFKPWGPFSDIEIFEWEGFVPNLEDEDYLKALKARMNDRLEFVKSRETFKGGRDRLPEDALEAIEKVVKEINSI; translated from the coding sequence ATGGCTACAAAAACATATTATAAAACAGAAGAGATAGGAGCAAATAAACCAGGATTTTCTAGAACACGTTCTATAATAGAAGCTGCCTTTTATGGAAATAATGTAACAAAAGTTACAACAGTAAAAGAAGCTTATAAATTAGCAAAAGCATCTCCTGGAACAATAGTAACAGATTTACCTGTTTACAAAGGAGAAGAATTTGGACTAGAACCTGATACTAAAGTTTTATTATTTAATGATGGACCTATTACAGGACGTTTTGCTGCAGCTAGAAGAATTATAGGAGACCCAGATATAGATAAAGAAAGATTAGATAAAACTTTAATGAACGCTGTTTATTATACAAGATTTAAAAAACTTTATCATGCTGAAGCATACATTGGATTAAATCCAGAATTTATGGTAAAAGCCCATTTATTAATACCTGAAGGTGAAGAAAACATAATGTATTCATGGATGTTAAACTTCCAATACTTATCAACTGAATATCTAAAAATGTATAAAAATTCTAGAGTTCTTCCTAAAGAATCTGATATATATATTTTTTCAGACCCATTCTGGAAAGGAACTAGATATGTAGAAGCTGCTGACCCAGAATATTTAACATATTTTGACCCAGAAAATAACTGTGCTGCTATACTTGGAATGAAATATTTTGGAGAATTTAAAAAAGGTACTTTAACTTTAGCTTGGGCTATAGCTAATCGTCAAGGTTATGTATCTTGTCATGGTGGACAAAAAAGATATAAACTAAAAAATGGAGACTCATATGTAGCTTCATTCTTTGGATTATCAGGAACAGGAAAATCAACTTTAACTCATGCTAAACATGATGGAAAATATGATGTGACAATATTACATGATGATGCTTTTATTATTAATACTGAAACTTGCTCATCAATAGCTTTAGAGCCAACATATTTTGATAAAACAAATGACTATCCAGCTGGAAGTCCAGCTAATAAATATTTACTAACAGTTCAAAACTGTTCTGCAACTTTAGATGAAGATGGAAAAGTAGTTATAGTAACAGAAGATATAAGAAATGGAAATGGAAGAGCTATAAAATCTAAATTATGGTCACCAAATCGTGTGGATAAAATAGATGAGCCAGTAAATGCTATATTCTGGTTAATGAAAGACCCTACATTGCCTCCTGTTGTAAAATTAAAAGGAGCTTCTTTAGCTTCTGTAATGGGAGCAACTCTTGCTACAAAAAGAAGTAATGCTGAAAGATTGGCTAAAGGTGTAGACCCTAATGCTTTAGTAGTTGAACCTTATGCAAACCCATTTAGAACTCATCCATTATCAGATGACTATAATAAATTTAAAAAATTAGTTGGAGATAAAAATGTAGATTGCTATATTTTAAATACAGGAGAATTTATGGGTAAAAAAGTTAAAGCTCAAGATACTCTTGGAATCTTAGAAAAAATAGTTGATAAAGAAGCTGTATTTAAACCTTGGGGACCATTCTCTGATATAGAAATATTTGAATGGGAAGGATTTGTACCTAACTTAGAAGATGAAGATTATCTAAAAGCTTTAAAAGCTAGAATGAATGATAGATTAGAATTTGTAAAATCTAGAGAAACATTTAAAGGTGGAAGAGATAGACTTCCTGAAGATGCTTTAGAAGCTATTGAAAAAGTTGTAAAAGAGATAAATTCTATTTAG
- a CDS encoding autotransporter outer membrane beta-barrel domain-containing protein encodes MNNYTENTLKRWLKRKVKVTLGMMVAFMITGTVGFAEVIAPTYGNGNLEISGGEYGNIYVGDIEKTVTEGIGNINNATVNGDIYATNADYGVIKDVELTIKNTIVDGIIYMEKSSEEGSSSVLNTENLTVTNAKRVNGSSYAKGIALNDGSIGNFGGDYLNIDIKGESTESVVGIQVFGSEAKFSLKETNINVESKGSSSKWGFGLLVNGSNGGKAIFDGGNVNISSYTKDYTTQTLTAKKKSEILFNNSGDINITSTSEFGVTGVDNDGGKISFNNKGNVTIYGEILPGDKTGATNVVGIQSGAFANNSETEITANVKDFSIILKGAGVDNDGTSYSTGTKAVTIDIGDKFLVDSNTFNIKMDIAKDLINTPPDGHTSNQAYGLDSVGGTIKIGENTTTNIEINQGQGDVYAVHSKGSAGSIDILGDTYIKANGTGKSYALYAENDSTINVVGENKTVQIDGDIKSTDSTININLTGENSYINGSINEETSSSTITLANTETSASPKGINVVLKDGATWNNNNNSSFGKLTMDNGIINNGLGKNITIGNYTGTGTVNMETSKEEDGSFKTGSLSIGVVNREDELEDSLDINFTGITADDIVNDINGNLGKLSGNITGEGIKSIDTTVRVEEGLTEGAITGNLGENGELNTSTIKQNKTTTTMDGLQALSTNMYIAWKQEMNSLNKRMGELRNSTGNEGVWARVYAGESEYNKGYENKYQTYQVGYDKKYSTDNGTGFVGYLVSYTQGDTDYSHNSYVTGDNTAVGGGIYGTWLGNNGDYVDVIFKVSRLENKYDVTSLSGINSSGDYNTFGMSLSTEYGRRFNLTKGFFIKPSVEMSLGRVGAEDYRTSSGLNVEQDTIYTAEGRVGTALGYNFDKGNVYVRVAGVKEFAGELDTTINGKTMTEDLGDSWIEYGIGANYRVLENLNLYVDFERTGSAEVQTNWQGNLGFRYEF; translated from the coding sequence ATGAATAATTACACTGAAAATACTTTAAAAAGATGGTTAAAAAGAAAAGTAAAAGTAACTTTAGGAATGATGGTTGCTTTTATGATAACAGGAACTGTAGGGTTTGCTGAAGTAATAGCTCCAACTTATGGAAATGGAAATTTAGAAATAAGTGGAGGAGAATATGGAAATATTTATGTTGGAGATATAGAGAAAACCGTAACAGAAGGAATTGGAAATATAAATAATGCAACAGTAAATGGAGATATTTATGCTACAAATGCTGACTATGGGGTAATAAAAGATGTTGAATTAACTATAAAAAATACAATAGTAGATGGAATAATTTATATGGAAAAATCTTCTGAAGAAGGAAGTTCTTCAGTATTAAATACAGAAAATTTAACAGTAACTAATGCAAAAAGGGTTAATGGAAGTTCCTATGCGAAAGGAATAGCATTAAATGATGGTAGTATAGGTAATTTTGGTGGAGATTATTTAAATATAGATATAAAAGGAGAATCTACAGAATCAGTTGTTGGAATTCAAGTATTTGGTTCAGAGGCTAAATTTTCTTTAAAAGAAACTAATATAAATGTTGAAAGTAAAGGTTCTAGTTCAAAATGGGGATTTGGTCTACTTGTAAATGGAAGTAATGGTGGAAAAGCTATTTTTGATGGTGGAAATGTAAATATATCATCATATACAAAAGATTATACAACACAAACTTTAACAGCCAAAAAAAAATCTGAAATATTATTTAATAACAGTGGAGATATAAATATTACTTCAACTAGTGAATTTGGAGTAACAGGAGTAGATAATGATGGTGGAAAAATTTCTTTTAATAATAAAGGAAATGTAACTATTTATGGAGAAATTTTACCTGGAGATAAAACAGGTGCAACAAATGTTGTAGGAATTCAATCAGGTGCTTTTGCTAATAATTCAGAAACAGAAATAACAGCAAATGTAAAAGATTTTAGTATAATATTAAAAGGGGCTGGAGTAGATAACGATGGAACAAGTTACTCTACAGGGACAAAAGCAGTAACTATAGACATAGGAGATAAATTTTTAGTAGATTCTAATACTTTTAATATAAAAATGGATATTGCTAAAGATTTAATAAATACTCCACCAGATGGTCATACATCAAATCAAGCATACGGATTAGATTCTGTGGGTGGAACTATAAAAATAGGAGAAAACACTACCACTAATATAGAAATAAATCAAGGACAAGGAGATGTATATGCTGTTCATTCTAAAGGCTCTGCAGGAAGTATAGATATATTAGGAGATACTTATATAAAAGCAAATGGAACTGGAAAAAGTTATGCATTATATGCTGAAAACGATAGTACTATTAATGTTGTAGGAGAAAATAAAACTGTTCAAATTGATGGAGATATAAAATCAACAGATTCAACTATTAACATTAATTTAACAGGAGAAAATTCATATATAAATGGAAGTATAAATGAAGAAACTAGTTCTAGTACAATAACATTGGCAAATACTGAAACTTCAGCTTCTCCAAAAGGAATAAATGTAGTTCTAAAAGATGGAGCTACTTGGAATAATAATAACAATAGTTCTTTTGGAAAGCTTACTATGGATAATGGTATTATAAATAATGGATTAGGAAAGAATATTACAATAGGAAATTATACAGGAACAGGAACTGTAAATATGGAAACTTCTAAAGAAGAAGATGGAAGTTTTAAAACAGGAAGTTTAAGTATTGGAGTTGTAAATAGAGAAGATGAATTAGAAGATTCTTTAGATATAAACTTTACAGGAATAACTGCTGATGATATTGTAAATGATATAAATGGAAATTTAGGAAAATTATCAGGAAATATTACAGGAGAAGGAATAAAATCTATTGATACAACTGTAAGAGTAGAAGAAGGACTAACAGAAGGAGCTATCACAGGAAATTTAGGAGAAAATGGAGAGTTAAATACTTCTACAATAAAACAAAATAAAACAACAACTACAATGGATGGTTTACAAGCACTATCAACTAATATGTATATAGCTTGGAAACAAGAGATGAATTCTTTAAATAAAAGAATGGGAGAATTAAGAAATTCTACAGGAAACGAAGGAGTTTGGGCTAGAGTTTATGCTGGAGAAAGTGAATACAACAAAGGATATGAAAATAAATATCAAACATATCAAGTAGGATATGATAAAAAATATTCAACTGACAATGGTACAGGATTTGTAGGATATTTAGTAAGCTATACTCAAGGAGATACAGATTATTCTCATAACTCATATGTAACAGGAGATAATACAGCAGTAGGTGGTGGAATCTATGGAACTTGGTTAGGAAATAATGGAGATTATGTAGATGTAATCTTTAAAGTAAGTCGTTTAGAAAATAAATATGATGTAACAAGTTTAAGTGGAATAAATTCATCAGGAGATTACAATACATTTGGAATGAGCTTAAGTACAGAATATGGAAGAAGATTTAACTTAACAAAAGGATTCTTCATTAAACCAAGCGTAGAAATGAGTTTAGGAAGAGTAGGGGCAGAAGATTATAGAACAAGTTCAGGATTAAATGTAGAACAAGATACAATTTATACAGCAGAAGGAAGAGTAGGAACAGCTTTAGGATATAATTTTGATAAAGGAAATGTATATGTAAGAGTAGCTGGGGTAAAAGAATTTGCTGGAGAATTAGATACAACAATAAATGGAAAAACAATGACAGAAGACTTAGGAGATAGCTGGATAGAATATGGAATAGGAGCAAACTATAGAGTACTAGAAAATCTAAATTTATATGTAGACTTTGAAAGAACAGGAAGTGCAGAAGTACAAACAAATTGGCAAGGAAATTTAGGATTTAGATATGAATTCTAA
- a CDS encoding 3'-5' exonuclease, whose protein sequence is MKNKIVPLIIFDTETNGLTKNDSVLSISAIKVFYDIENEKFLKDYEEYDRYYFIKDGEEENKEAISVNGLTRNEIEKRREGCSYPKFFYEDIESFKSFCEGVNHFIGHNINFDLKYINDYMEIKYTFDTMFSNKYIIKIPCNYGFKNPRLSETAEFYEIDVNQYSFHSSLDDVKITAKIFRKMCKNREKSAITFINKN, encoded by the coding sequence ATGAAAAATAAGATAGTTCCATTGATAATTTTTGATACAGAGACAAATGGTTTAACCAAAAATGATTCTGTTTTATCAATATCAGCTATAAAAGTTTTTTATGATATTGAAAATGAAAAATTTTTAAAAGATTATGAGGAATATGACAGATATTATTTTATAAAAGATGGAGAAGAAGAGAATAAAGAGGCCATAAGTGTAAATGGATTAACTAGAAATGAAATAGAAAAAAGAAGAGAAGGATGCTCTTATCCTAAATTTTTCTATGAGGATATAGAAAGTTTTAAAAGCTTTTGTGAAGGAGTGAATCATTTTATAGGGCATAATATTAATTTTGATTTAAAATATATAAATGATTATATGGAAATTAAATATACATTTGATACTATGTTTTCAAATAAATATATAATAAAAATACCATGTAATTATGGATTTAAAAATCCAAGATTATCAGAAACAGCAGAATTTTATGAGATAGATGTAAATCAATATAGTTTTCACTCTAGTTTAGATGATGTAAAAATAACAGCAAAAATATTTAGAAAAATGTGTAAAAATAGAGAAAAATCAGCTATAACTTTTATTAATAAAAATTAG
- a CDS encoding TIGR00282 family metallophosphoesterase, translating into MRVLVIGDIVGSPGRKTLEEYLKKVGERYDFIVVNGENSAAGFGITAKIADEFFEKKVDVITSGNHIWDKKEIYTYLENSDRLLRPVNYPEGVPGKGYTIVKSRKGINVGVVSIQGRVFMPPIDCPFQVLGKVVEEMRKNCKIIIVDFHAEATSEKIALGKYFDGKISLLYGTHTHVQTADEKILLEGTGYISDVGMTGSDNGIIGMDNECVIPKFINCLPQRFEIAKGLERLNGIDVEIDEETGECTRIDRINLSLSQIEIM; encoded by the coding sequence ATGAGAGTATTAGTAATTGGAGATATTGTAGGAAGTCCTGGAAGAAAAACATTGGAGGAATATTTAAAAAAAGTTGGAGAAAGATATGATTTTATAGTTGTAAATGGAGAAAATTCAGCTGCTGGTTTTGGAATTACAGCAAAGATAGCAGATGAATTTTTTGAGAAAAAAGTAGATGTTATAACAAGTGGAAATCATATTTGGGATAAAAAAGAGATTTATACTTATTTAGAAAATTCAGATAGATTATTAAGACCTGTAAATTATCCAGAAGGAGTTCCAGGAAAAGGTTATACTATTGTAAAAAGTAGAAAAGGAATAAATGTAGGAGTTGTATCTATTCAAGGGAGAGTATTTATGCCACCAATAGATTGTCCTTTCCAAGTTTTAGGAAAAGTAGTAGAAGAAATGAGAAAAAATTGTAAAATCATAATAGTAGATTTTCATGCTGAAGCGACTTCTGAAAAAATTGCTTTAGGAAAATATTTTGATGGAAAAATCTCTCTTTTATATGGAACGCATACTCATGTACAGACAGCTGATGAAAAAATATTATTAGAGGGAACAGGATATATTTCTGATGTTGGAATGACAGGTTCTGACAATGGTATAATCGGAATGGATAATGAATGTGTTATTCCAAAGTTTATAAATTGTCTACCACAAAGATTTGAAATAGCAAAAGGTTTAGAGAGATTAAACGGAATAGATGTTGAAATAGATGAAGAAACTGGAGAATGTACAAGAATAGACAGAATAAATCTTTCTTTAAGTCAAATAGAAATAATGTAG